The following proteins come from a genomic window of Enterobacter chengduensis:
- the rlmG gene encoding 23S rRNA (guanine(1835)-N(2))-methyltransferase RlmG has protein sequence MSHLDNGFRSLNLKRFPETDDVNPLQAWEAADKYLLQQLDDAEIRGPVLILNDAFGALGCALAEHKPYSIGDSYLSELATRENLRHNDIDESSVKFLDSTAEYPQAPGVVLIKVPKTMALLEQQLRALRKVVTPETRIIAGAKARDIHTSTLELFEKVLGPTTTTLAWKKARLINCTFSAPELADAPETLSWTLEGTDWTIHNHANVFSRTGLDIGARFFMEHLPENLEGEIVDLGCGNGVIGLTLLAKNPEASVVFSDESPMAVASSRLNVETNLPDALDRCEFMINNALSGVEPFRFNAVFCNPPFHQKHALTDNVAWEMFHHARRCLKINGELYIVANRHLDYFHKLKKIFGNCVTVATNNKFVVLKSVKLGRRR, from the coding sequence ATGAGCCACTTAGACAACGGTTTCCGTTCACTCAACCTTAAGCGTTTCCCGGAAACGGACGACGTTAACCCGCTTCAGGCGTGGGAAGCGGCGGATAAATATCTGCTGCAGCAGTTGGATGACGCTGAAATCCGCGGCCCGGTTTTGATCCTGAATGACGCGTTTGGCGCCCTGGGCTGCGCCCTGGCGGAGCACAAACCATACAGCATCGGTGATTCCTACCTGAGCGAGCTGGCGACGCGTGAAAACCTGCGCCATAACGACATCGACGAGTCCAGCGTGAAGTTTCTCGACAGCACCGCGGAGTACCCGCAGGCGCCGGGCGTGGTGCTGATCAAAGTGCCAAAAACCATGGCGCTGCTGGAACAGCAGCTGCGCGCGCTGCGTAAGGTCGTCACGCCAGAAACCCGCATCATCGCGGGCGCCAAGGCGCGCGATATCCACACCTCGACGCTGGAGCTGTTCGAGAAAGTCCTCGGCCCGACCACCACGACGCTGGCGTGGAAAAAAGCGCGCCTGATCAACTGTACCTTCAGCGCACCGGAGCTGGCCGACGCGCCGGAGACGCTGAGCTGGACGCTGGAAGGCACCGACTGGACCATCCACAACCACGCGAACGTCTTCTCCCGCACCGGCCTGGATATCGGGGCGCGCTTCTTTATGGAGCATCTGCCGGAAAATCTGGAAGGGGAAATTGTCGACCTCGGCTGCGGCAACGGCGTGATTGGCCTGACGCTGCTGGCGAAGAACCCGGAAGCCAGCGTGGTGTTCAGCGACGAGTCGCCGATGGCGGTGGCGTCGAGCCGTCTGAACGTGGAAACCAACCTGCCGGACGCGCTGGACCGCTGCGAGTTTATGATTAACAACGCGCTCTCCGGCGTCGAGCCGTTCCGCTTCAACGCCGTGTTCTGTAACCCGCCGTTCCACCAGAAGCACGCCCTGACGGATAACGTCGCCTGGGAGATGTTCCACCACGCGCGCCGCTGCCTGAAGATTAACGGCGAGCTGTACATCGTGGCGAACCGCCACCTGGACTACTTCCACAAGCTGAAGAAAATTTTCGGCAACTGCGTCACCGTTGCGACCAACAACAAGTTTGTGGTGCTGAAGTCGGTGAAGCTGGGGCGCCGTCGGTAA
- a CDS encoding YgjP-like metallopeptidase domain-containing protein has translation MNQLTYLQGYPEHLLSQVRSLIAEQKLGAVLEKRYPGTHDFTTDKALWQYTQDLKSRYLKSAPPINKVMYDNKIHVLKNALGLHTAISRVQGGKLKAKAEIRVATVFRNAPEAFLRMIVVHELAHLKEKEHDKAFYSLCCHMEPQYHQLEFDTRLWLTHLSLKSNAQ, from the coding sequence ATGAACCAACTTACTTATCTCCAGGGCTACCCGGAGCATTTACTTTCTCAGGTTCGCAGCCTGATTGCCGAGCAGAAGCTGGGCGCGGTGCTGGAAAAACGCTACCCCGGCACGCACGATTTCACGACCGATAAGGCCCTCTGGCAGTATACGCAGGATCTGAAAAGCCGGTATCTGAAGAGCGCCCCGCCGATCAACAAGGTGATGTACGACAATAAAATCCACGTGCTGAAAAACGCGCTCGGCCTGCACACGGCGATTTCCCGCGTGCAGGGCGGCAAGCTAAAGGCGAAGGCCGAGATCCGCGTGGCGACGGTGTTTCGCAACGCGCCGGAAGCCTTTCTGCGGATGATTGTGGTCCACGAGCTGGCGCACCTGAAAGAGAAAGAGCACGACAAAGCGTTCTATTCCCTGTGCTGCCACATGGAGCCGCAGTATCACCAGCTGGAGTTTGATACCCGGCTGTGGCTGACGCATTTATCGTTAAAGAGTAATGCGCAGTAG
- a CDS encoding IS481 family transposase: MPWDARDTMSLRTEFVLFASQDGANIRSLCRRFGISPATGYKWLQRWAVEGEPGLQDRPRTPHHSPNRSSDDVTALLRMAHERHERWGARKIKRWLEDQGHRMPAFSTVHNLMARHGLLPGTAPGIPATGRFEHDAPNRLWQMDFKGHFPFGGGRCHPLTLLDDHSRFSLCLTHCTDERRETVQQQLVSVFERYGLPDRMTMDNGSPWGDTTGTWTALELWLMRHGIRVGHSRPYHPQTQGKLERFHRSLKAEVLQGKWFADSGELQRAFDHWRTVYNLERPHEALDMAVPASRYQPSARQYGGSVTPPEYDEGVLVRKVDISGKLSLQGASLNAGKAFRGERVGLKETQEDGCYEVWWYSTKVGVIDLKKKSITMGKGC, translated from the coding sequence ATGCCGTGGGATGCGAGAGATACCATGTCATTACGTACCGAGTTTGTTTTGTTCGCCTCGCAGGACGGGGCGAACATCCGTTCCCTCTGCCGTCGCTTCGGCATTTCACCTGCTACCGGCTACAAGTGGCTTCAGCGCTGGGCTGTCGAGGGCGAACCCGGCCTGCAGGACCGCCCCCGCACGCCGCATCATTCCCCCAACCGCTCGTCTGACGACGTCACCGCCCTGCTGCGCATGGCACATGAGCGTCATGAACGCTGGGGCGCCCGCAAGATTAAGCGCTGGCTGGAAGACCAGGGACACCGTATGCCTGCCTTCAGCACTGTCCATAACCTGATGGCCCGTCACGGCCTGCTGCCCGGCACGGCTCCGGGTATTCCGGCCACCGGACGGTTCGAACATGACGCCCCGAACCGGCTCTGGCAGATGGATTTTAAGGGGCACTTCCCCTTTGGCGGCGGCCGTTGCCATCCGCTCACCCTGCTCGACGACCACTCCCGTTTTTCCCTGTGCCTCACACACTGTACCGATGAACGGCGTGAGACCGTGCAGCAACAGCTGGTCAGCGTCTTTGAACGCTACGGCCTGCCGGACCGGATGACGATGGATAACGGCTCACCGTGGGGCGACACAACCGGCACCTGGACGGCGCTGGAGCTGTGGCTGATGCGCCACGGTATCCGGGTGGGCCATTCCCGGCCTTATCATCCGCAGACGCAGGGCAAGCTGGAGCGTTTTCACCGCAGCCTGAAGGCGGAAGTGCTGCAGGGGAAATGGTTCGCGGACAGCGGCGAGCTGCAGCGTGCCTTCGACCACTGGCGGACGGTCTATAACCTTGAACGCCCGCACGAGGCGCTGGATATGGCGGTCCCGGCCTCACGCTATCAGCCGTCTGCGCGGCAGTACGGCGGCAGCGTGACGCCCCCGGAATATGATGAAGGTGTGCTGGTCAGGAAAGTGGATATCAGCGGGAAGCTGAGCTTACAGGGAGCCAGTCTGAATGCAGGAAAGGCGTTCAGGGGAGAACGGGTGGGGCTGAAGGAGACGCAGGAGGATGGCTGCTATGAAGTGTGGTGGTACAGCACGAAAGTGGGGGTGATCGACCTGAAGAAAAAGTCGATCACCATGGGTAAAGGATGTTAA
- a CDS encoding NADPH-dependent 2,4-dienoyl-CoA reductase encodes MSRYPSLFAPLDLGFTTLKNRVLMGSMHTGLEEHPDGAERLAAFYAERARHGVALIVTGGVAPAPSGVGMEGGAVLNDASQLPHHRIVTDAVHREGGKIALQILHTGRYSYQPNLVAPSAIQAPINRFKPHALTHDEILALIDDFARCAALAREAGYDGVEVMGSEGYLINEFLAARTNQREDEWGGDYVRRMRFAVEVVRAVRERTGTDFIIVFRLSMLDLVEGGGTFDETVQLAQAIEAAGATIINTGIGWHEARIPTIATPVPRAAFSWVTRRLKGKVSVPLVTTNRINDPQVADDVISRGDADMVSMARPFLADAELLSKAQSGRADEINTCIGCNQACLDQIFVGKVTSCLVNPRACHETKMPVVPAASIKRLAVVGAGPAGLAFAVNAAWRGHSVTLFDAAGEIGGQFNIAKQIPGKEEFYETLRYYRRMIDLTGVELRLNQFVSAADLIGFDEVILASGIVPRTPAIAGIDHPKVLSYLDVLRDKTPVGEKVAIIGCGGIGFDTAMYLSQPGEATSQNIAEFCVEWGIDTSLSQSGGLRPEGPQLPKSPRQIVMLQRKASKPGEGLGKTTGWIHRATLLSRGVKMIPSVSYEKIDDEGLHVTIGGEPQLLRVDHVILCAGQEPKRDLADPLREAGKTVHLIGGCDVAMELDARRAIAQGTKLALAI; translated from the coding sequence ATGAGCCGCTACCCGTCGTTATTCGCCCCCCTCGATCTGGGGTTCACCACCCTTAAAAACCGCGTGTTAATGGGCTCGATGCACACCGGTCTGGAGGAGCATCCGGACGGGGCCGAGCGTCTGGCGGCTTTCTACGCCGAGCGCGCCCGCCACGGGGTGGCGCTGATCGTCACCGGCGGCGTCGCCCCTGCCCCTTCCGGCGTCGGCATGGAAGGCGGCGCGGTGCTGAACGACGCGTCACAGCTGCCGCACCACCGCATCGTGACCGACGCGGTACACCGCGAGGGCGGCAAAATCGCCCTGCAAATCCTGCACACCGGACGCTACAGCTATCAGCCGAACCTGGTCGCACCGTCGGCTATTCAGGCGCCGATTAACCGCTTTAAACCTCACGCCCTCACCCACGACGAGATCCTCGCGCTGATCGACGACTTTGCCCGCTGCGCGGCGCTGGCGCGTGAAGCAGGTTATGACGGCGTCGAAGTCATGGGCTCAGAAGGTTATCTGATCAACGAATTCCTTGCCGCCCGCACTAACCAGCGCGAGGACGAATGGGGCGGCGACTACGTCCGCCGCATGCGCTTTGCCGTAGAAGTGGTGCGCGCGGTGCGCGAACGAACAGGAACAGATTTTATTATCGTCTTCCGCCTGTCGATGCTCGACCTAGTGGAGGGAGGCGGCACGTTCGACGAAACCGTGCAGCTGGCGCAGGCGATTGAAGCCGCGGGTGCCACCATCATTAACACCGGCATCGGCTGGCACGAGGCGCGCATCCCTACCATCGCCACGCCGGTGCCGCGCGCGGCCTTCAGCTGGGTGACGCGCAGGCTGAAAGGCAAAGTGTCTGTTCCGCTGGTCACCACCAACCGCATTAATGACCCGCAGGTGGCGGACGATGTGATATCGCGCGGCGATGCCGACATGGTGTCGATGGCGCGGCCGTTCCTTGCTGATGCCGAGCTGCTGTCCAAAGCGCAAAGCGGACGCGCGGATGAGATCAACACCTGCATCGGCTGTAACCAGGCCTGCCTGGATCAGATCTTCGTCGGCAAGGTGACCTCCTGCCTCGTCAACCCGCGCGCCTGCCACGAAACTAAAATGCCGGTCGTTCCGGCGGCCAGCATAAAACGCCTGGCCGTCGTGGGCGCGGGTCCGGCGGGCCTGGCGTTTGCAGTGAATGCCGCCTGGCGCGGCCACAGCGTGACGCTATTTGACGCCGCAGGCGAGATTGGCGGGCAGTTTAATATCGCCAAACAGATCCCCGGCAAAGAGGAGTTCTACGAAACGCTGCGCTACTACCGCCGGATGATCGACCTGACGGGCGTCGAGCTGCGGCTCAATCAGTTTGTCAGCGCGGCGGATCTGATCGGTTTTGATGAGGTGATTCTGGCGAGCGGGATCGTGCCGCGCACGCCTGCGATCGCCGGTATCGATCATCCAAAAGTGCTGAGCTATCTGGACGTATTGCGGGACAAAACGCCGGTTGGCGAGAAGGTAGCCATTATCGGCTGCGGCGGAATTGGCTTTGATACCGCCATGTACTTAAGCCAGCCGGGCGAGGCCACCAGCCAGAACATTGCCGAGTTTTGCGTGGAATGGGGCATTGATACCAGCCTGAGCCAGTCCGGCGGCCTGCGTCCGGAAGGGCCGCAGCTGCCGAAAAGCCCGCGCCAGATCGTGATGCTGCAGCGTAAAGCCAGCAAGCCGGGCGAAGGGCTGGGCAAAACCACGGGCTGGATCCACCGCGCCACCCTGCTCTCGCGCGGGGTGAAGATGATCCCGTCGGTGAGCTACGAAAAGATCGACGACGAGGGCCTGCACGTTACGATCGGCGGCGAGCCGCAGCTGCTGCGCGTGGATCACGTGATTTTGTGTGCCGGGCAGGAGCCGAAGCGCGATCTGGCGGATCCGCTGCGCGAGGCCGGTAAAACCGTTCATCTGATTGGCGGGTGCGACGTGGCGATGGAGCTGGACGCGCGGCGCGCGATTGCGCAGGGGACGAAGTTGGCATTAGCGATTTGA